The Triticum aestivum cultivar Chinese Spring chromosome 3A, IWGSC CS RefSeq v2.1, whole genome shotgun sequence genome includes a region encoding these proteins:
- the LOC123060000 gene encoding lipid phosphate phosphatase 2 isoform X2, which yields MRGGRNTNCAQTTEGLGAPVSGQPARMQQVQHTVQTHGYGLARKHTYDWVVLILLAAVVVVLHYAPPFNRFVGKDMMTDIRYPVKPSTVPAWAVPVISMLCPVLVFIALYVARRDVYDLHHATLGVIFAVLITAAFTDVIKNAVGRPRPDFFWRCFPDGRPVYDQVTGGVICHGEKGFLTDGRKSFPSGHTSWSFAGLGFLSLYLSGKIKAFDRKGHVAKLCIVILPLLLASLVGISRIDNYRHHWEDVFVGGLIGYIMAVLCYLHFFPPPYHHQGWGPYASFHMLEELEAGNSNNAQNQQSAGQHHIGLTGQHHNGRSRNDLESGSV from the exons ATGCGTGGTGGGCGCAATACG AACTGCGCACAGACCACCGAGGGTCTTGGCGCACCGGTTTCTGGCCAGCCGGCTAGGATGCAGCAGGTTCAGCACACGGTTCAGACGCACGGATATGGACTGGCCAGAAAGCACACATACGACTGGGTCGTTCTTATTCTCCTAGCCGCGGTCGTGGTCGTCTTGCATTATGCTCCCCCGTTTAACCGGTTCGTCGGGAAGGATATGATGACTGATATTAGGTACCCGGTGAAACCAAGTACTGTGCCAGCATGGGCTGTTCCT GTAATCTCTATGCTGTGCCCTGTGCTTGTCTTCATAGCACTGTATGTTGCTAGAAGAGACGTCTATGATCTTCACCACGCAACACTAG GTGTTATTTTTGCTGTGCTGATCACTGCCGCTTTCACTGATGTGATAAAGAATGCTGTGGGGAGACCTAGGCCAGACTTCTTTTGGCGGTGCTTTCCTGATGGAAGGCCG GTATATGATCAAGTGACAGGTGGTGTGATCTGCCATGGCGAGAAAGGTTTCTTAACCGATGGGCGCAAGAGTTTTCCTAGTGGACACACGTCGT GGTCTTTTGCTGGACTTGGATTTTTGTCACTATACTTATCTGGCAAAATTAAGGCGTTTGATCGCAAAGGTCACGTGGCAAAACTTTGCATCGtgattcttcctcttcttcttgcttCGCTTGTTGGGATTTCTAGAATAGACAACTATCGACACCACTGGGAGGATGTGTTTGTCGGCGGCCTGATTG GATATATCATGGCAGTGCTGTGCTATCTGCACTTTTTCCCTCCTCCATATCACCATCAAG GTTGGGGGCCCTATGCATCCTTCCACATGCTGGAGGAGCTTGAGGCAGGCAATTCAAATAATGCACAAAACCAACAGTCTGCAGGTCAGCATCATATCGGATTGACCGGCCAACACCATAACGGGAGATCAAGAAATGATTTGGAATCTGGAAGTGTGTAA
- the LOC123060000 gene encoding lipid phosphate phosphatase 2 isoform X3 — protein sequence MSSNCAQTTEGLGAPVSGQPARMQQVQHTVQTHGYGLARKHTYDWVVLILLAAVVVVLHYAPPFNRFVGKDMMTDIRYPVKPSTVPAWAVPVISMLCPVLVFIALYVARRDVYDLHHATLGVIFAVLITAAFTDVIKNAVGRPRPDFFWRCFPDGRPVYDQVTGGVICHGEKGFLTDGRKSFPSGHTSWSFAGLGFLSLYLSGKIKAFDRKGHVAKLCIVILPLLLASLVGISRIDNYRHHWEDVFVGGLIGYIMAVLCYLHFFPPPYHHQGWGPYASFHMLEELEAGNSNNAQNQQSAGQHHIGLTGQHHNGRSRNDLESGSV from the exons ATGAGTTCA AACTGCGCACAGACCACCGAGGGTCTTGGCGCACCGGTTTCTGGCCAGCCGGCTAGGATGCAGCAGGTTCAGCACACGGTTCAGACGCACGGATATGGACTGGCCAGAAAGCACACATACGACTGGGTCGTTCTTATTCTCCTAGCCGCGGTCGTGGTCGTCTTGCATTATGCTCCCCCGTTTAACCGGTTCGTCGGGAAGGATATGATGACTGATATTAGGTACCCGGTGAAACCAAGTACTGTGCCAGCATGGGCTGTTCCT GTAATCTCTATGCTGTGCCCTGTGCTTGTCTTCATAGCACTGTATGTTGCTAGAAGAGACGTCTATGATCTTCACCACGCAACACTAG GTGTTATTTTTGCTGTGCTGATCACTGCCGCTTTCACTGATGTGATAAAGAATGCTGTGGGGAGACCTAGGCCAGACTTCTTTTGGCGGTGCTTTCCTGATGGAAGGCCG GTATATGATCAAGTGACAGGTGGTGTGATCTGCCATGGCGAGAAAGGTTTCTTAACCGATGGGCGCAAGAGTTTTCCTAGTGGACACACGTCGT GGTCTTTTGCTGGACTTGGATTTTTGTCACTATACTTATCTGGCAAAATTAAGGCGTTTGATCGCAAAGGTCACGTGGCAAAACTTTGCATCGtgattcttcctcttcttcttgcttCGCTTGTTGGGATTTCTAGAATAGACAACTATCGACACCACTGGGAGGATGTGTTTGTCGGCGGCCTGATTG GATATATCATGGCAGTGCTGTGCTATCTGCACTTTTTCCCTCCTCCATATCACCATCAAG GTTGGGGGCCCTATGCATCCTTCCACATGCTGGAGGAGCTTGAGGCAGGCAATTCAAATAATGCACAAAACCAACAGTCTGCAGGTCAGCATCATATCGGATTGACCGGCCAACACCATAACGGGAGATCAAGAAATGATTTGGAATCTGGAAGTGTGTAA
- the LOC123060000 gene encoding lipid phosphate phosphatase 2 isoform X1 encodes MRGGRNTQNCAQTTEGLGAPVSGQPARMQQVQHTVQTHGYGLARKHTYDWVVLILLAAVVVVLHYAPPFNRFVGKDMMTDIRYPVKPSTVPAWAVPVISMLCPVLVFIALYVARRDVYDLHHATLGVIFAVLITAAFTDVIKNAVGRPRPDFFWRCFPDGRPVYDQVTGGVICHGEKGFLTDGRKSFPSGHTSWSFAGLGFLSLYLSGKIKAFDRKGHVAKLCIVILPLLLASLVGISRIDNYRHHWEDVFVGGLIGYIMAVLCYLHFFPPPYHHQGWGPYASFHMLEELEAGNSNNAQNQQSAGQHHIGLTGQHHNGRSRNDLESGSV; translated from the exons ATGCGTGGTGGGCGCAATACG CAGAACTGCGCACAGACCACCGAGGGTCTTGGCGCACCGGTTTCTGGCCAGCCGGCTAGGATGCAGCAGGTTCAGCACACGGTTCAGACGCACGGATATGGACTGGCCAGAAAGCACACATACGACTGGGTCGTTCTTATTCTCCTAGCCGCGGTCGTGGTCGTCTTGCATTATGCTCCCCCGTTTAACCGGTTCGTCGGGAAGGATATGATGACTGATATTAGGTACCCGGTGAAACCAAGTACTGTGCCAGCATGGGCTGTTCCT GTAATCTCTATGCTGTGCCCTGTGCTTGTCTTCATAGCACTGTATGTTGCTAGAAGAGACGTCTATGATCTTCACCACGCAACACTAG GTGTTATTTTTGCTGTGCTGATCACTGCCGCTTTCACTGATGTGATAAAGAATGCTGTGGGGAGACCTAGGCCAGACTTCTTTTGGCGGTGCTTTCCTGATGGAAGGCCG GTATATGATCAAGTGACAGGTGGTGTGATCTGCCATGGCGAGAAAGGTTTCTTAACCGATGGGCGCAAGAGTTTTCCTAGTGGACACACGTCGT GGTCTTTTGCTGGACTTGGATTTTTGTCACTATACTTATCTGGCAAAATTAAGGCGTTTGATCGCAAAGGTCACGTGGCAAAACTTTGCATCGtgattcttcctcttcttcttgcttCGCTTGTTGGGATTTCTAGAATAGACAACTATCGACACCACTGGGAGGATGTGTTTGTCGGCGGCCTGATTG GATATATCATGGCAGTGCTGTGCTATCTGCACTTTTTCCCTCCTCCATATCACCATCAAG GTTGGGGGCCCTATGCATCCTTCCACATGCTGGAGGAGCTTGAGGCAGGCAATTCAAATAATGCACAAAACCAACAGTCTGCAGGTCAGCATCATATCGGATTGACCGGCCAACACCATAACGGGAGATCAAGAAATGATTTGGAATCTGGAAGTGTGTAA